In bacterium, the following are encoded in one genomic region:
- a CDS encoding MFS transporter, translating to MQALLYLSPALMDWMVFFVSFAVFYAAGVRGVGMQECGWLGILFQAAYMTSSFVSGHFITQHNARRVLFASTVVCGIASVGVLCSSAFWLLAAGLLMFGASSAWFFNSFQAFMRGEASVGSLKTSVALYSLSWCLGAALGNVTAGWLYQWGVPALILAVVFATAVITFMLTRPLKQPAVDHLAEEPVEHGTRPEYPVSNAYIAIGWLMIFTVTFVQRPLFTFLPPLFASQGISSLWASLPLFMHMAVSAVFGFAMFRFRDYLYRRTPFFIIQGGGVAALFAMWLWPTYWVCFAMLCLLGIYAGFVYYCAVYYSSNSGRRSFNIGVNEALVGFGSIAGIVLGDAWMRHSGSTIDMYLVCGIGLAVSIIAQMAIVFMKRR from the coding sequence ATGCAGGCGCTTTTATATCTTAGTCCGGCGTTGATGGATTGGATGGTGTTTTTTGTATCCTTTGCCGTGTTTTATGCGGCAGGAGTCCGTGGGGTGGGGATGCAGGAGTGCGGCTGGCTTGGCATTCTTTTCCAAGCGGCCTACATGACGAGCAGTTTTGTGTCAGGGCATTTTATCACTCAGCACAATGCCAGGAGGGTCCTGTTTGCGAGCACGGTGGTGTGCGGGATCGCTAGTGTTGGCGTCCTATGTTCGAGCGCGTTTTGGCTGCTGGCAGCCGGGTTACTGATGTTCGGGGCGTCATCCGCCTGGTTTTTCAATTCGTTCCAGGCATTTATGCGGGGCGAGGCCTCAGTGGGGAGTCTCAAAACCTCCGTGGCATTGTATTCCTTGTCATGGTGTCTGGGCGCTGCTCTAGGGAATGTAACAGCAGGCTGGCTTTATCAATGGGGCGTGCCTGCGTTGATCTTGGCAGTTGTGTTCGCTACGGCAGTCATTACATTCATGCTTACCCGACCGCTCAAACAGCCAGCGGTTGATCACCTTGCCGAGGAGCCAGTGGAGCATGGGACGCGCCCGGAATATCCTGTTTCAAACGCCTATATTGCCATCGGCTGGCTGATGATCTTTACGGTCACATTTGTCCAACGTCCCCTGTTTACGTTCCTGCCGCCCCTGTTCGCCTCACAAGGGATCAGTTCGCTGTGGGCAAGTTTACCGCTTTTCATGCATATGGCGGTTTCGGCGGTTTTCGGATTTGCCATGTTCCGGTTTCGCGACTATCTGTATCGCCGGACGCCTTTCTTTATTATCCAAGGAGGTGGGGTAGCCGCTTTGTTCGCCATGTGGCTATGGCCAACTTACTGGGTATGCTTTGCCATGCTCTGTCTCCTGGGAATCTATGCGGGGTTTGTGTATTACTGCGCCGTCTATTATTCGAGCAATTCGGGGCGTCGTTCCTTCAATATTGGAGTCAATGAAGCCCTCGTGGGGTTCGGATCCATCGCCGGGATCGTGTTGGGCGACGCCTGGATGCGGCATAGCGGATCAACAATCGATATGTATTTGGTGTGTGGCATCGGCCTGGCAGTGTCCATCATTGCCCAAATGGCCATTGTCTTTATGAAGCGGAGGTAA
- a CDS encoding LacI family DNA-binding transcriptional regulator: MAQECNVSAMTVSRALRNNSLVKEDTRKRIVETAERLGYIRSPRMGRPAVAGHEAKLKIQLVAGTMGRSMAVFHSRMLITIEQHLAERGYECLIRTCNGDYAQFIQLKAHDSASTAIPPALWKSKLLAAVPSNCPPAW; the protein is encoded by the coding sequence ATAGCGCAGGAATGCAATGTGAGTGCCATGACGGTCAGTCGGGCGCTCCGTAACAATTCACTGGTAAAAGAGGATACGCGTAAACGTATTGTCGAAACGGCTGAGCGTCTGGGCTATATCCGTTCACCGCGGATGGGGCGGCCTGCTGTCGCTGGGCATGAGGCCAAGCTTAAAATTCAATTGGTGGCCGGAACGATGGGCCGTAGCATGGCGGTCTTTCATTCGCGGATGCTGATAACCATTGAACAACATTTGGCGGAACGCGGGTATGAATGCCTGATTCGAACCTGCAACGGTGATTATGCGCAGTTCATTCAATTAAAGGCACACGATTCAGCGTCTACAGCGATCCCTCCTGCTTTATGGAAATCGAAGCTGTTGGCGGCTGTCCCAAGCAACTGCCCCCCGGCATGGTGA
- a CDS encoding MFS transporter produces the protein MLFQAAYMTSSFLSGHFITQHNARRVLFASTVVCGIASVGVLCSSAFWLLAAGLLVFGVSVAWFFNSFQAFMRGEASVGSLKTSVALYSLSWCLGAALGNVTAGWLYQWGVPALILAVVLATSFIAFMLSRPVKHPVAGQLGDEAVEHGSRPEYPVLNSYIAIGWLMIFTVTFVQRPLFTFLPPLFASKGISSLWASLPLFMHMAVSAVFGLVMFRFRDYLYRRTPFIIIQCGGVAALWAMWLWPTYWVCFSMLCVLGLYAGFVYYCAVYYASNSGRRSFNIGVNEALVGFGSIAGIVLCDGWMRHSGSSADMYLVCAIGLAASIIAQMAIIFIKRRRVMSN, from the coding sequence ATTCTTTTCCAAGCGGCCTACATGACGAGCAGTTTTTTGTCCGGTCATTTTATCACGCAGCACAATGCCCGGAGGGTCCTGTTTGCGAGTACTGTGGTGTGTGGGATCGCTAGTGTTGGCGTCCTGTGTTCGAGTGCGTTTTGGCTGCTGGCTGCCGGGTTGTTGGTGTTCGGGGTTTCTGTCGCTTGGTTTTTCAATTCATTTCAAGCTTTTATGCGGGGAGAAGCTTCCGTTGGCAGTCTCAAGACCTCCGTGGCTTTGTATTCGTTGTCATGGTGTCTGGGCGCTGCTCTAGGGAATGTGACGGCAGGCTGGCTTTATCAGTGGGGGGTGCCCGCCTTGATTCTGGCAGTTGTTTTAGCCACATCGTTTATCGCCTTCATGCTGTCGCGACCGGTCAAGCATCCGGTGGCGGGGCAACTCGGCGACGAGGCCGTTGAACATGGCTCTCGTCCTGAATATCCGGTATTAAACTCCTATATTGCGATCGGATGGCTGATGATCTTCACGGTCACGTTTGTGCAGCGCCCGCTGTTTACGTTTCTACCGCCGCTGTTTGCCTCGAAAGGGATCAGTTCACTGTGGGCCAGTCTGCCACTATTCATGCATATGGCTGTTTCGGCGGTTTTCGGTCTGGTTATGTTCAGGTTTCGCGACTATCTGTACAGGCGGACACCGTTCATTATCATTCAATGTGGCGGAGTTGCCGCATTGTGGGCCATGTGGTTATGGCCAACCTACTGGGTTTGCTTTTCCATGCTCTGTGTCCTGGGGCTATATGCTGGCTTTGTGTATTATTGTGCCGTCTATTATGCGAGTAATTCGGGACGGCGTTCATTCAACATCGGAGTCAATGAAGCCCTTGTGGGGTTCGGTTCCATCGCGGGGATCGTGTTGTGTGATGGCTGGATGCGACACAGTGGTTCGTCTGCGGACATGTATTTGGTCTGTGCAATTGGTCTTGCGGCGTCCATCATTGCCCAAATGGCCATTATCTTTATAAAGCGGCGCAGAGTCATGAGCAACTAG
- a CDS encoding substrate-binding domain-containing protein, whose translation MNSGKRKKTGTANGYSTKSEVIEEAIKRGIRKGLYVDRLPSVFALAEELHVNFKTVHKAVVTLVKAGILESSRGRGTFVTPKGAELVEQLGSGEESGERLVLFFMKAGGDLYGRMYECMVSRLNKAHLFPVVIREGNESDILRSLGRLNPAALVIDREFKEFPYELLQKMDKGDLRIVFLHRMESDLQIHADYVLSDNVYGGYIATRHLIELGHERILHLNVKLDPLPPPMIYRHTPASQVAEGYRLALQEANLQQNERCIFEAADKKDSQEKLRAALADPATRPTAIFAHGDFRIVNALGIIKEFGLKVPEDIALVGYYNTSHCEHFEVPLTSVSIREDELARIAAEKIISRSTDRERILVKPTLVIRQSSGAK comes from the coding sequence ATGAACTCTGGAAAGCGCAAGAAAACGGGAACGGCGAACGGGTATTCGACCAAGTCGGAGGTGATCGAAGAGGCGATCAAGCGTGGTATACGCAAGGGACTTTATGTCGACCGACTGCCATCAGTTTTCGCGCTTGCCGAGGAACTCCACGTTAACTTCAAAACCGTGCATAAAGCCGTTGTGACATTGGTTAAGGCTGGCATTCTGGAAAGCTCCAGGGGTAGGGGCACGTTCGTGACCCCCAAGGGAGCGGAGTTGGTTGAGCAGCTGGGTAGTGGCGAGGAGTCGGGGGAAAGATTGGTTCTTTTTTTCATGAAGGCGGGCGGGGATCTATATGGCCGGATGTACGAGTGTATGGTGTCACGGCTGAACAAAGCCCATTTGTTCCCGGTGGTGATTCGGGAGGGGAATGAAAGTGATATCCTGCGAAGTTTGGGGCGGTTGAATCCTGCGGCGCTTGTCATAGACCGTGAATTTAAAGAATTTCCTTATGAGTTGCTGCAAAAGATGGACAAAGGCGACCTGCGTATTGTCTTTTTGCACCGCATGGAGTCCGACCTTCAGATCCATGCCGATTATGTCCTTTCTGACAACGTCTATGGCGGGTATATTGCAACCCGGCATCTCATTGAGCTGGGGCACGAGCGCATTCTGCACTTGAATGTTAAGTTGGATCCCCTGCCGCCCCCAATGATTTATCGGCATACCCCGGCATCCCAGGTGGCCGAGGGCTACAGGCTGGCCTTACAGGAAGCTAATCTACAGCAGAATGAAAGGTGCATCTTTGAAGCCGCCGATAAAAAGGATAGTCAGGAAAAGCTGAGAGCCGCGTTGGCTGATCCCGCCACCCGGCCCACCGCGATTTTTGCGCATGGTGATTTCCGGATTGTTAACGCCCTCGGGATCATCAAAGAATTCGGTCTGAAGGTGCCTGAAGATATTGCGCTGGTCGGCTACTACAATACTTCGCACTGCGAACACTTCGAAGTGCCCCTGACCAGCGTGTCGATCCGGGAGGATGAACTGGCCCGTATTGCTGCAGAGAAGATTATCTCGCGCAGCACCGATCGTGAACGGATTCTGGTCAAGCCGACACTCGTTATCCGGCAATCCAGCGGTGCGAAGTAG
- the istB gene encoding IS21-like element helper ATPase IstB: MKLPELLTDLRLAWCGENHEDLAAEAARKQWTHHQFLQHLMEGEWNRLHGNRVARHIKQARFPVLKALDQFDWNWPRKINRPQIQDLFRLGFLKDKGNVVFIGGVGTGKTHLATALACEACQQDHAVLYTSAVDIVNTLVGAQATDRLKACLKRYTRPEILLIDELGYLPIDKLGADLLFQVFSLRYERGSTLITTNKAFKHWTDIFNGDVMITSAVLDRVLHHAESVVIDGPSYRMRERKVE, from the coding sequence GTGAAACTTCCCGAACTGCTTACCGATCTGCGACTGGCCTGGTGCGGCGAAAACCATGAGGACCTGGCTGCCGAAGCGGCCCGAAAACAATGGACTCACCACCAGTTCCTTCAGCACCTCATGGAGGGTGAATGGAACCGACTCCACGGCAACCGGGTGGCCCGTCACATCAAGCAAGCCCGTTTCCCGGTCTTGAAAGCACTGGATCAGTTCGACTGGAACTGGCCACGGAAAATCAACCGGCCACAGATCCAGGATCTGTTCCGGCTGGGCTTCCTCAAGGACAAAGGGAATGTGGTGTTCATAGGCGGGGTTGGAACCGGTAAAACCCATCTGGCCACCGCCTTGGCCTGCGAGGCCTGCCAACAGGATCACGCAGTGCTCTATACCTCTGCGGTCGACATCGTCAACACCTTGGTCGGAGCACAGGCTACAGACCGGCTCAAAGCCTGCCTGAAACGCTATACACGCCCGGAAATCCTGCTGATTGATGAGCTCGGCTACTTGCCCATCGATAAGCTTGGAGCCGACCTTCTCTTCCAGGTCTTCAGCCTGCGCTATGAGCGGGGATCCACCTTGATCACAACCAATAAAGCCTTCAAGCACTGGACAGATATCTTTAACGGGGATGTCATGATCACGTCTGCCGTTCTTGATCGCGTGCTTCACCACGCCGAGTCAGTCGTTATTGATGGACCATCATATCGCATGCGTGAAAGAAAGGTCGAGTAA
- the istA gene encoding IS21 family transposase: MIDYTTYHRIHELSVRDKLLAGQIATEVSLDERTVRYWLDQESFRPREGIRRESKLDGHKKDIARWLEQYPLSGMQVMRRLREAGYTGGYSILKEYIRQIRPAKVQPHLTLGFAPGECAQVDWGNAGSIAIGNTRRRLSFFVMVLCYSRRLYVEFTLSEAMEQFLACHQNAFRFFGGVPAKIMLDNLKTAVLSHPYGQPPTYHPRYEDFARHYGFEPRACGVRKPNEKGRVENAVGYVKKSFLAGLELHSLSAVQLAADRWRDEVANQRIHATTRQAPDERFKGETLPPLPKSGLYDVGVPRETMTNSQFRIVFDTNRYSVPSKYAGSRVNVRVYPERLAIYHNNVLIASPLRSYERYLDVLDPDHERELIQQRRGAREQAMWQRYLQLGSKAEEFYRQMQERRPNARMHMRKIVGLSEIYGVDAVRLAMEDAFELQVFSSEYIANILEQRQRFRRQEPGVLHVPRAGDMLELELPPADLSIYEGGIQ; encoded by the coding sequence GTGATCGACTATACGACATATCACCGGATCCACGAGTTGAGCGTGCGGGATAAACTGTTGGCGGGGCAGATCGCCACTGAGGTGTCACTGGATGAACGCACGGTCCGGTACTGGCTGGATCAGGAAAGTTTTCGTCCACGCGAAGGGATCAGGCGTGAGAGCAAGTTGGATGGGCACAAGAAGGATATCGCGCGGTGGCTGGAGCAGTATCCGCTCTCCGGGATGCAGGTCATGCGTCGGCTGCGGGAAGCGGGGTACACGGGTGGCTACAGCATCCTCAAGGAATACATCCGGCAGATTCGTCCGGCAAAGGTTCAGCCCCATCTGACGCTTGGGTTTGCACCGGGAGAGTGTGCGCAAGTTGACTGGGGCAATGCGGGCAGTATCGCCATCGGGAATACCCGGCGGCGTCTAAGCTTCTTCGTTATGGTGCTGTGCTACAGCCGACGGCTGTATGTGGAGTTCACGCTCAGCGAGGCGATGGAGCAGTTCCTGGCCTGCCATCAGAATGCCTTCCGGTTTTTCGGGGGTGTCCCCGCGAAAATCATGTTGGATAATCTGAAGACGGCCGTACTGTCACATCCTTATGGACAGCCTCCGACGTATCATCCGCGCTACGAGGATTTCGCCCGGCATTACGGCTTCGAGCCCCGTGCGTGCGGAGTGCGCAAGCCCAATGAGAAAGGCCGGGTTGAGAATGCGGTGGGCTATGTGAAGAAAAGCTTCCTGGCCGGACTGGAGCTCCACAGCTTGAGCGCAGTGCAGTTGGCGGCAGACCGTTGGCGGGACGAAGTGGCCAACCAGCGGATCCATGCGACGACACGGCAGGCCCCGGATGAGCGGTTCAAGGGGGAGACGTTGCCCCCCCTGCCGAAGTCAGGCCTTTATGATGTGGGCGTACCACGCGAGACAATGACCAACAGCCAGTTCAGGATCGTGTTCGATACCAATCGTTATTCAGTGCCCTCGAAATATGCAGGGAGCCGGGTAAATGTGCGGGTCTACCCCGAGCGGTTGGCCATATATCACAACAACGTGTTGATCGCGTCACCCTTACGCTCCTATGAACGTTATCTGGATGTCCTGGATCCCGATCATGAGAGGGAGCTGATCCAGCAACGACGGGGAGCCCGGGAACAGGCGATGTGGCAACGCTATCTCCAGCTCGGAAGCAAGGCCGAGGAGTTCTATCGCCAGATGCAGGAACGGCGCCCTAACGCCAGGATGCATATGCGCAAGATCGTGGGGCTCTCGGAAATCTACGGTGTGGACGCGGTGCGTCTGGCCATGGAGGACGCTTTCGAGTTGCAGGTCTTCAGTAGCGAGTATATCGCCAATATCCTCGAGCAACGCCAACGCTTCAGGCGGCAAGAGCCAGGCGTTCTGCATGTGCCGCGTGCTGGAGATATGCTGGAGTTGGAACTGCCACCCGCCGATCTATCGATCTATGAAGGAGGTATCCAGTGA